One Triticum dicoccoides isolate Atlit2015 ecotype Zavitan chromosome 4B, WEW_v2.0, whole genome shotgun sequence genomic window carries:
- the LOC119292785 gene encoding vegetative cell wall protein gp1-like yields MRPANPHRDPDPPAATSSVPEAQPPLALVREHAPEELEQGSPDPAAAALPGSFSPHLLPCASISRSPAGDEQQHLQELRLLSRAPRELTQPLPRSTPPDRVAFAPFTSWPPEASIARVAGAAPCAARTCPSISSAPRPRPPSDLAGRSPEQSIQIEPWHRPRFFPTPWMGAPLGSSPPPGSSASPETSCAAPPESLLAGLCFSCSRSSAAGLCSLCIEQRGFARPAPLTRRPAAALKPSRWISPPPPPTWAWPMGEAPAPPFFSFLLGLLQPDLAQCCFFFLLRICLFPRVCSFAE; encoded by the exons Atgagg CCGGCCAACCCCCACCGAGATCCAGATCCTCCAGCCGCCACCTCCTCGGTTCCCGAGGCCCAGCCTCCTCTCGCTCTCGTGCGCGAGCACGCGCCCGAGGAGCTCGAGCAGGGGAGCCCCGATCCCGCAGCAGCAGCGCTGCCTGGCTCCTTCTCACCTCATCTTCTCCCGTGCGCCTCCATCTCGCGCAGCCCCGCCGGCGACGAGCAGCAGCAcctgcaggagctccgcctcctctcgcGAGCGCCCAG GGAACTGACGCAACCGCTGCCTCGTTCGACCCCGCCGGATCGGGTCGCGTTCGCCCCGTTCACGTCATGGCCGCCCGAAGCCTCCATCGCCCGCGTCGCCGGAGCTGCTCCATGCGCCGCTCGAACCTGCCCGAGCATCTCCTCTGCTCCCAGACCCAGGCCGCCGTCCGACCTCGCCGGCCGGTCGCCGGAGCAGTCCATCCAG ATCGAGCCATGGCACCGCCCTAGGTTCTTCCCGACGCCATGGATGGGCGCGCCATTGGGGAGCTCCCCGCCGCCTGGATCCTCCGCCTCGCCGGAGACCTcctgcgccgccccgccggagtCCCTCCTCGCCGGCCTCTGCTTCTCCTGCTCCAGATCGAGCGCCGCCGGCCTCTGCTCTCTCTGCATCGAGCAGAGAGGCTTCGCTCGTCCCGCGCCGTTGACCCGTCGCCCTGCCGCGGCTCTAAAGCCCAGCCGCTGGATCTCACCGCCTCCTCCACcgacctgggcttggcccatgggtgaggccccagcgcctccttttttttcctttctgttGGGCCTGCTCCAGCCAGATTTGGCCCAGTGTTGTTTTTTTTTCCTGCTGCGTATTTGTCTATTTCCCAGAGTTTGCAGTTTTGCAGAATAA